From the Kogia breviceps isolate mKogBre1 chromosome 15, mKogBre1 haplotype 1, whole genome shotgun sequence genome, one window contains:
- the CHST9 gene encoding carbohydrate sulfotransferase 9 isoform X3 produces MSEDPKNKEENLLNSERSTRVFTETNHSQGEAQVLSRITGSPTIQLIEKHQGTKTLFRKFSEMNWPVDIRTLNKSLVTDSKWKRIDATQEKRRSFLQEFCKKFGGVSRPQSHLFHMVSRIYVEDKHKILYCEVPKAGCSNWKRILMVLNGLAPSAYNISHDAVHYGKHLKKLDSFDLKGIYTRLNTYTKAVFVRDPMERLVSAFRDKFEHPNSYYHPVFGKAIIKKYRPNACEEELNNGSGVKFKEFIHYLLDSHRPVGMDIHWEKISKLCYPCLIHYDFVGKFETLEEDANYFLQLIGAPKKLKFPNFKDRHSSDKRTNAQVVRQYLKDLTRTERQLIYDFYYLDYLMFNYTTPFL; encoded by the coding sequence ATGTCCGAGGATCCcaagaataaagaggaaaatctACTCAATTCTGAGAGGTCTACTAGGGTCTTCACAGAGACCAACCACTCCCAAGGAGAGGCTCAAGTTTTGAGTAGGATCACAGGGTCACCAACAATTCAGTTGATTGAAAAACATCAAGGGACTAAGACCCTTTTCAGGAAGTTCAGCGAAATGAATTGGCCGGTGGATATTCGCACTTTAAACAAAAGCTTAGTCACAGATAGCAAATGGAAGAGAATTGATGCAACTCAAGAAAAACGCAGGTCTTTCCTTCAGGAATTTTGCAAGAAGTTCGGTGGGGTGAGTCGTCCTCAATCCCATCTTTTTCACATGGTCTCCAGGATCTATGtagaagataaacacaaaattTTATACTGCGAAGTACCAAAGGCTGGCTGTTCCAACTGGAAGAGAATTCTGATGGTACTCAACGGATTGGCCCCCTCCGCGTACAACATCTCCCATGATGCTGTTCACTACGGGAAGCATTTGAAAAAGCTCGACAGCTTTGACTTAAAAGGGATTTATACTCGTTTAAATACCTACACCAAAGCTGTGTTTGTTCGTGATCCCATGGAAAGATTAGTGTCTGCATTTAGGGACAAATTTGAACACCCCAATAGTTATTACCATCCAGTATTTGGAAAGGCAATTATAAAGAAATATCGGCCGAATGCCTGTgaagaagaattaaataatggATCTGGCGTCAAATTCAAAGAGTTCATCCACTATTTGCTGGATTCCCACCGTCCAGTAGGAATGGACATTCACTGGGAAAAGATCAGCAAACTCTGCTATCCGTGTTTGATCCACTATGATTTTGTAGGAAAATTTGAAActttggaagaagatgccaaTTACTTTTTACAGCTGATTGGAGCTCCTAAAAAGCTGAAATTTCCCAACTTTAAGGATAGGCACTCTTCTGATAAAAGAACCAATGCTCAGGTGGTGAGACAGTATTTAAAGGATCTGACTAGAACTGAGAGACAATTAATCTATGACTTTTATTACTTGGATTATCTGATGTTTAATTATACAACTCCATTTTTGTAG